A genomic window from Spiroplasma helicoides includes:
- a CDS encoding ABC transporter ATP-binding protein — protein sequence MQKIEERIKFFSKDKFKKYGALLKGAIKAHPALFWSFLWLSIIDTLLFSGMSLIISNLIKNITNEGGSNIFGLNMHWYSWVAVGSIMIFLYACIEFLLNYVGGIWTRKIEIWVRVKCLKALVDVDLSFYSKHQIGNYMTKIIGDSQGAADGLNEWFTNLNYVIIMFVTINIIMFSLDPFIAGIAVGIFILLFVISLIVFFAYQKALIISLDYKQNLDADNTDRLMNIRLIKSSGTELSEIDRIKGYNEQYGKKINKIVWLETLLIIFANFFGWILPGVITICIIALYNGTHTLEQISALVIPFVSTLSILTGAMFLMPMILRSLSRSMNCNWRLNYIYTQKSLLDYVSDPIKIDKIDTIEIKDLEFIYPESPNKLILPVTSFKFEKGKSYAFVGETGSGKSTIAKVLLRFYDPSKGQVLVNGIDLKNIDLQSYLDKIGYVEQEPQILYGTVMDNIRYAKFDATDDEVIEAAKKARLHDFILTLSDKYDTILGERGFIFSGGQKQRLVIARMFLKNPELLILDEATSALDNIVEKEVQAQLDKLVIGRTTIVIAHRLSTIKKCDQIIVLGGNAGGIVQVGTFDELKVKEGHFSKLYNAGLMG from the coding sequence ATGCAAAAAATTGAGGAAAGAATAAAATTTTTTTCAAAAGATAAGTTTAAAAAATATGGAGCTTTATTAAAAGGAGCTATAAAAGCACACCCAGCTTTATTTTGAAGTTTTTTATGACTGTCAATAATAGATACTTTACTTTTTTCTGGTATGTCTCTCATAATTTCGAATCTAATTAAAAACATTACAAATGAGGGTGGAAGTAATATATTTGGATTAAATATGCATTGATATAGCTGAGTTGCTGTTGGTTCGATTATGATTTTTTTATATGCTTGTATTGAATTTTTATTAAACTATGTTGGTGGTATTTGAACCAGAAAAATTGAAATTTGAGTTAGAGTTAAATGTTTAAAAGCTTTGGTAGATGTGGACCTAAGTTTTTATTCAAAACATCAAATAGGTAACTATATGACTAAGATTATTGGTGATTCACAAGGAGCAGCGGATGGTTTAAATGAGTGATTTACTAATTTAAATTATGTGATCATTATGTTTGTAACTATAAATATAATAATGTTTTCATTAGATCCTTTTATAGCTGGAATAGCTGTTGGAATTTTTATTTTATTATTTGTAATTTCGTTAATTGTTTTTTTTGCTTATCAAAAAGCACTTATCATATCATTGGATTACAAACAAAATCTTGATGCTGATAATACAGATAGACTTATGAATATTAGACTTATCAAATCTAGTGGTACTGAGTTAAGTGAGATTGATAGAATTAAAGGTTATAACGAACAATACGGTAAAAAAATAAATAAAATAGTTTGATTGGAGACTTTATTAATTATTTTTGCTAACTTTTTTGGTTGAATATTACCAGGAGTCATAACCATATGCATAATTGCTTTGTATAATGGTACACACACACTTGAACAAATATCCGCTTTAGTAATTCCATTTGTTTCAACTCTTTCAATTTTGACTGGAGCAATGTTTTTGATGCCGATGATTTTAAGATCTTTATCAAGATCAATGAATTGTAACTGAAGACTTAATTACATTTATACACAAAAAAGTCTTCTTGATTATGTATCAGACCCAATCAAAATTGATAAAATAGATACAATCGAAATAAAAGACTTAGAGTTTATATATCCTGAATCACCAAATAAGTTAATATTACCTGTAACATCATTCAAGTTTGAAAAAGGTAAAAGCTATGCCTTTGTTGGTGAAACAGGTAGCGGTAAATCTACAATCGCAAAAGTGCTTTTAAGATTTTATGATCCATCTAAAGGCCAAGTCCTTGTTAATGGTATAGATTTAAAAAATATTGATTTACAAAGTTATTTAGATAAAATTGGCTATGTTGAACAAGAACCCCAAATATTATATGGTACTGTTATGGATAATATTAGATATGCAAAATTTGATGCAACCGACGACGAAGTGATAGAGGCTGCAAAAAAAGCGAGACTACATGACTTCATATTAACTCTTTCTGATAAATATGACACAATTTTAGGAGAAAGAGGGTTTATCTTTTCGGGTGGACAAAAACAAAGGTTAGTTATTGCGAGAATGTTTTTAAAAAATCCTGAATTATTAATTCTTGATGAAGCGACTAGTGCATTAGATAACATTGTTGAAAAAGAGGTTCAGGCTCAGTTAGATAAATTGGTTATTGGTAGAACTACAATTGTTATTGCGCATAGACTCTCAACAATAAAAAAATGTGATCAAATTATTGTTTTAGGGGGTAATGCTGGAGGTATTGTTCAAGTAGGTACATTTGATGAGTTAAAAGTTAAAGAAGGACATTTTTCTAAATTGTATAATGCAGGACTGATGGGATAG
- a CDS encoding HAD-IIB family hydrolase → MKLKNIKVIITDLDGTLLFNNKYASEEQNEYLINLQKKGIKLMIATGRNWLQTIDVAKTLKIDKFFNKVLCDNGVYLSDVSSFNPILIDFVDSNVVKEIFDKLTKDKIAVFLKNFYNENIFLTNSFGLEHKFFSRENELIKNNELKFFENVSFMFSHFPIDSKLNIFFKKLKDIYQENISVIWDCDDEKTQIHYVVSNISANKGIKSFKFLESLGYKNEEIIFFGDSGNDIPALKLYKNSVAMGNSLQEVKDAAKYITDNCLDNGIMNFLKKYLD, encoded by the coding sequence ATGAAATTAAAAAATATAAAAGTTATAATAACCGATTTAGATGGAACATTATTATTTAATAATAAATATGCTAGTGAAGAACAAAATGAATATTTGATAAATTTACAAAAAAAAGGTATTAAATTAATGATAGCCACAGGAAGAAATTGATTGCAAACAATTGATGTGGCAAAAACATTAAAAATAGATAAGTTTTTTAATAAAGTATTATGTGACAATGGTGTTTACTTATCAGATGTTAGCTCATTCAATCCAATATTAATTGATTTCGTTGATTCAAATGTTGTAAAGGAAATATTTGATAAATTAACCAAAGATAAAATAGCTGTTTTTTTAAAAAACTTTTATAACGAAAATATATTTTTGACAAACAGTTTTGGGTTAGAACATAAGTTTTTTTCAAGAGAAAATGAATTGATAAAAAATAATGAATTAAAATTTTTTGAGAATGTAAGTTTTATGTTTTCTCACTTTCCAATAGACTCGAAATTAAACATTTTTTTTAAAAAATTGAAAGATATATATCAAGAAAATATATCTGTTATTTGAGATTGCGATGATGAAAAAACACAAATTCATTACGTAGTTTCAAATATAAGCGCAAATAAAGGAATTAAGTCATTTAAGTTTTTGGAGAGTTTAGGTTATAAAAATGAAGAAATTATTTTTTTTGGAGATAGTGGTAATGACATACCTGCATTAAAGTTATATAAAAATAGTGTTGCTATGGGAAATTCTTTACAAGAAGTAAAAGATGCAGCTAAATACATAACAGATAATTGTCTCGATAATGGTATAATGAATTTTTTAAAAAAATATTTAGATTAA
- a CDS encoding ABC transporter ATP-binding protein, whose translation MIYEEKTKSKIQSSILEEKKQHGYLWLLFSYLKKHPGFGILIFILSILGSAMAVSIPLLMQQTLNCLRLGNGATTTFVIWQFAWQDWVALQLVFYVVLAIFIFTRNIAVGKLGKDIEIFLRNETLKALIKQDISYYSNQKIGEILTKIGADTWLIGEQTRQIPTMMLMAVFNFIGSAIVLIFIDWKLGLISMSFVLFGLSMMFFFLKRVRMWIGRLRTTITYVNGDITDRIGVIRLIKASGTEEYEKKRFQEIHGDFYDTVKKFFKRLSFVLTGAFLTIMSIQLIVLSSAYGFYSNDLQHLVIIATTFIAGLGTMTSPIFLLLRFAFGYMMANECTRRVHQITNSKPRFDAHYYKGEGKELLQIDKDIVFHEVSFNYPEKPEVNVLPNFNFTFEKGKSYAFVGETGSGKSSIAKLLLRFYDPTEGKILINGEDNLKDLNLKSYLDKVGYVEQEPQIMFGTAKENIMYTSPNASEEEVIAAAKKANLHNLIMSWPNKYETMLGERGFMLSGGQKQRLVIARMFLKNPQLLILDEATSALDNIVEKEIQAELDKLMKGRTSISIAHRLSTIKNVDQIIVLARGLGVVQMGTFNELKNQEGHFKNLYEAGLMKEEKAVKE comes from the coding sequence ATGATTTATGAAGAAAAAACGAAATCTAAAATACAATCTAGTATTTTAGAGGAAAAAAAACAACATGGTTATTTATGATTGCTCTTCTCATACTTAAAAAAACATCCAGGATTTGGAATTTTGATTTTTATCCTATCAATATTAGGTAGTGCTATGGCAGTTTCAATACCATTATTAATGCAACAAACACTTAATTGTTTAAGGTTGGGAAATGGGGCAACTACAACTTTTGTTATTTGACAATTTGCTTGGCAAGATTGAGTTGCTCTACAATTAGTTTTTTATGTGGTATTGGCTATATTTATTTTTACAAGAAATATAGCGGTTGGAAAATTAGGTAAAGATATAGAAATATTCTTAAGAAATGAAACATTAAAAGCTTTAATTAAACAAGATATTTCATACTACAGTAATCAAAAAATTGGGGAAATTCTTACTAAAATTGGAGCTGATACTTGATTGATTGGTGAACAAACTCGTCAAATCCCGACAATGATGTTAATGGCCGTCTTTAACTTTATTGGTTCAGCAATTGTTTTAATATTCATTGACTGAAAACTTGGTTTAATATCTATGAGCTTTGTTCTGTTTGGTCTATCAATGATGTTTTTCTTTTTAAAAAGAGTAAGAATGTGAATTGGGAGATTAAGAACTACTATAACTTATGTTAATGGAGATATAACCGATAGAATCGGAGTGATAAGATTAATAAAAGCTAGTGGAACTGAAGAATATGAGAAAAAACGTTTTCAAGAAATACATGGAGATTTTTATGATACTGTTAAAAAGTTCTTTAAAAGATTAAGTTTTGTTTTGACAGGAGCATTTCTAACAATAATGTCTATTCAATTGATTGTACTGTCATCTGCTTATGGTTTTTATAGCAATGATCTACAACACTTGGTAATAATAGCAACAACATTTATTGCCGGTTTGGGAACTATGACTTCACCAATATTTTTATTGTTAAGATTTGCTTTTGGTTATATGATGGCAAATGAATGTACAAGAAGAGTTCACCAAATTACAAACTCAAAACCAAGATTTGATGCTCATTATTATAAAGGTGAGGGTAAAGAACTACTACAAATTGATAAAGACATTGTTTTTCATGAAGTTTCATTTAATTATCCCGAAAAACCAGAAGTAAATGTTTTACCAAATTTTAATTTCACTTTTGAAAAAGGTAAAAGTTATGCCTTTGTTGGTGAAACTGGAAGCGGTAAATCATCAATAGCAAAATTATTACTAAGATTTTATGATCCAACTGAAGGTAAAATACTTATAAATGGAGAAGATAATTTAAAAGACTTGAATTTAAAATCATATTTAGATAAAGTGGGCTATGTTGAACAAGAACCACAAATAATGTTTGGTACTGCAAAAGAAAATATTATGTATACAAGCCCAAATGCTTCAGAAGAAGAAGTTATTGCTGCTGCTAAAAAAGCAAATTTACATAATCTAATTATGAGTTGACCAAATAAATATGAAACAATGCTTGGTGAAAGAGGATTTATGTTATCAGGTGGGCAAAAACAAAGACTTGTTATTGCAAGAATGTTTTTAAAAAATCCACAATTATTAATTCTTGATGAAGCAACTAGTGCTTTAGATAATATTGTTGAAAAAGAAATACAAGCTGAACTTGATAAACTCATGAAGGGAAGAACAAGTATTTCTATTGCACACAGATTATCAACAATCAAAAATGTTGACCAAATAATAGTTTTAGCAAGAGGTTTAGGTGTTGTTCAAATGGGAACATTCAACGAGTTGAAAAATCAAGAAGGGCACTTTAAAAACCTTTACGAAGCAGGATTAATGAAAGAAGAAAAAGCTGTAAAAGAATAA